A window from Bdellovibrionales bacterium encodes these proteins:
- a CDS encoding TrbI/VirB10 family protein, which produces MSDTPKVEVKSEYQSQYGVWGKEGAYQSGEKLKLSSVSVFWILAPLFLLLPWVIYIRNGQIGKKASSTFSVTDSGAKEEISSLEIPEMSKSDPAPKPKIVETLKTYSALQVIGVSTRVIAAGSQVKAVLVTGASDGLIKAKTSESLIVENDVLLNSGVTLIGQGQSGDDRLFVVFKKLVWPDGTSKQVTAYEYDVSDMIAGLKGSKVQTHSLKFGTAAGLNFLGGLSEGLQETQVFNGVAVRNNSLRNAALNGMGKAALDQGKSILESVRNQGNVIEVKANTPIWVVFGGEN; this is translated from the coding sequence GTGAGTGACACTCCCAAGGTTGAAGTGAAGTCCGAGTATCAAAGTCAGTACGGGGTTTGGGGAAAAGAAGGAGCCTATCAGAGCGGAGAAAAGCTGAAACTTTCCTCTGTTTCTGTCTTTTGGATCTTGGCCCCTCTTTTTCTTCTCTTACCCTGGGTGATTTACATACGAAATGGTCAGATAGGTAAGAAAGCATCTTCGACCTTTTCGGTCACTGATTCAGGCGCAAAGGAGGAGATCAGTTCCCTTGAGATTCCAGAAATGTCGAAAAGCGACCCAGCCCCAAAGCCAAAGATCGTTGAGACTTTGAAAACCTACTCGGCTCTTCAGGTGATTGGCGTTTCCACTCGAGTCATTGCCGCTGGCTCCCAGGTAAAAGCCGTGCTAGTGACTGGCGCCTCCGACGGACTCATCAAGGCCAAAACAAGTGAGAGTTTGATTGTCGAGAATGATGTCCTCTTGAACTCCGGCGTGACTCTCATTGGCCAGGGGCAAAGTGGCGACGACCGTCTCTTTGTTGTGTTCAAAAAACTTGTATGGCCCGACGGCACGAGCAAGCAGGTGACAGCCTATGAGTATGATGTGAGCGACATGATTGCTGGACTAAAGGGATCAAAGGTTCAAACCCACTCGCTAAAATTTGGAACTGCCGCAGGTCTTAATTTTCTGGGAGGTCTTTCTGAAGGTCTTCAGGAGACCCAAGTTTTTAACGGAGTGGCAGTCAGAAACAATAGTCTTCGTAATGCCGCCTTAAATGGCATGGGTAAAGCGGCTCTTGATCAGGGTAAGAGTATCCTGGAATCGGTTCGAAACCAGGGAAATGTCATTGAAGTGAAGGCGAATACTCCCATTTGGGTTGTGTTTGGAGGTGAAAATTGA
- a CDS encoding ATP-binding protein, with protein MCFDLKNLETYPDLQAVCLFIITDLVLREVQKDRSVMKFLIFDESWKLLESDAGSTFIAEVFRTFRKYYASCIAISQNIDDFAKSKAAMRSCPIPRSNGFSSKRAQIKSG; from the coding sequence GTGTGTTTTGACCTCAAGAATCTTGAGACCTATCCTGATCTGCAAGCCGTATGTCTTTTTATAATTACCGATCTTGTACTAAGGGAAGTTCAAAAGGATCGGTCCGTCATGAAGTTTCTCATCTTTGATGAATCATGGAAACTTCTTGAATCAGATGCTGGCTCGACCTTTATTGCGGAGGTGTTTCGTACCTTCCGAAAGTACTATGCAAGTTGCATTGCGATCTCTCAGAATATTGACGATTTTGCAAAAAGCAAGGCCGCAATGCGATCATGCCCAATTCCTCGATCAAATGGATTCTCAAGCAAAAGGGCGCAGATCAAGAGCGGCTAA